DNA from Tachysurus vachellii isolate PV-2020 chromosome 22, HZAU_Pvac_v1, whole genome shotgun sequence:
GCTCcgtggcatgtgtgtgttgcgCGTTGGGACTCATGATGTTCTCCGTTATGTAGGCCACTAGCAGGCAGATGATAACAAGCATCACGCAGATTGCTCCGCCCACCGTCATCATGGCGATCACGATGTCTTGCATCCCTGTGGGTGACGTGCTGAACTCCACACACTCGCCGGGCCCGTCCCAAACCGCCGGCTGCAGGCAGATCCGGTAGGGCACGTTTTCGTGGAGCTCGCTCAGGAGATAGTCCCTGCAGCCGCTGGCCAGGtgcacacttgcacactcaaaCTGAGTGTAGCTGCCGTTCCACCAGCACCTCATCCTGAAGCCCCCCTGAGGCTCCAGCTGCCCCACACTGGGGCTCTTTGGTGACGCAGGTGGAGACCTTGTCACAGGTTCTGTAGGGTTCTCTGGGTTCACTTTAATCTGTTCTGATTTTTCTTGCACTATGGGGTAAGTCCACTGGAGCAGCACAGTGCTGTTGGAGAGCAGGTTGGCGACCAGGTGACCTCCAGGTGATCTGACCAGCTTGCAGGTGCTGCTGGGGCAGGTGAAGTTAACCCGAGTGTGTCGGAAACATAGCCGTCTGTCTTCACCTCTCTCCAGGACGcgatacgcacacacactaccttCTTGGAGCAagtcgctgctgctgctgctactcaAGTTGGTTTCGTATTCCTGCTTCTTCAGCTCAACCTCACCATCTCTGTTTCTGACGTGTGGCGAAGTGAGTTTTGTTAGGATGTAAGAATTGTTATTTCTGACGTCACGGGTCTGCCAGGCGCTCGCTCCAGTCCAGCAGCAGAGcagcacagagagacaggaggagacCAGCGAGCTCCGGGGGCTCCTCATTTCTCCCTCCTGAGAAGGTTACAATATTTCTGTAGATTATGGTGTCTCAGCGTGCATCTCAGGGAAGGTAGGAGGCACAATCACAGCAGGAGGAACCCGAGAGAGGAGCGGTGCAGActgtcacatcacatcacatcacagccTGTAGAAAGGAAGTCATCATCatactgagacagagagatgcagCAGTCACACATTCAGACACCAGTCACAGAACAGCTGCATTGCTCTCCACACATGAGGTTCTATAGTTACAAACACCGCTTACGTGATGAGGAACCATGTCGCTGTCCTCTTCTCTTCATCTGGCCGCCTGTCGTACACGCTGTAGGTGAATGACGTGATGACGTCAGCGAGTGTTTGTAATCTCGGGGAACGGTCATGACGTCGCGCTTCGCCTCTGCAACACTGGGCTTCTCCAGCAGCCTGATCCTTCACTCATTAAAGCTTCGGGAGAAGAAGAAATGGTAGATCAGATTGAGGAGATCAGATTGTGGACATTCAGCTCGGCGGACGGGGAGTGAGACGCTGCTGCTCGTGCTGTCGGTGTGAGGCAGCACCATCCAGTGGTCGATATGAGAACTGCACAACAAGAGGATtataaaagtgtgtgaatgatgAATTAATGCATAAAAACATTCTGAGAACACTAgtgaaactaaaaataaataaataaataaaacaatttaattacaaattttaTTACAGATAACTTGAGTGTAAAGTTGTATGTAAATGAATTTCAGAGTTTCTTCCTAGTGCTGGTGTTTTGGTGTTTAAGGACACTGTACATTCACTCCAGCTGCATCGGTCTAAAACCTTATCATCTGTTTCACTGGAATCTGTCCAAGTGTCTTCTGATCACCTGCAGAAGGAAAAAATGACCTTTTAAAGAAAGCAGGCAACATGTTTAATATCACACATGAACTTACAGTTCAACCTGGAGCTAGAAAGAGCCCAGTCTTCACTATTAAATGTCCAGGATATGGAATATTccttgtttaataataataaataaataaataaataaatacataaaaaatagcCCCCAGATTTACAGTGTGGCCTCAGACCATTGGAGCGTTTAAtcacaacacagagacagactgaaGTCAGCTGAACActgaatgtgaatgtaaatgtaaatgtgaatgtaaatctgaactcttttcacacacacattacttaGCACTGATTTATTTAGTCAGTCTTTATCACACGTGAGCTGTCACACTTCTCTCAACACAGAAACGTGCACAATTCCTCctctaaacaaacacaatgtggATATTTCACCATTCATGTGCACTTCTCTGGAACTAACAACCAAATCAACAAACCGATGCTTTGATCTCTGCAGCTCAGAGTGAGTCAGCGTTCCTCTTAATAACAGGAAAATGTTAAGTCAGTGTGCAATGTAATGCCcatgggtacacacacacacacacacacacacacacacacacacacacacacacacacacacagagatatacTGATCATACTTTACCAGaggtaaatatacacacacttctttgtgcttctgtctacacacacatttgtatttaCTGGAGTGTGTTATTCTTAAACCCTTAAATCTGACAGCAATAACACATTAATGACACGTCACacagtttatctgtttatagttacgtCTGATGTGGTGTAACGTCTAAGAGGCTAGTTTCTGTTCTTACTTACACAGTAGATTAGCTGTCATTCTTCCCCAgcccctttccctctctctctctctctctctctctctctctctctctctctctctctctctctctctctctctctctctctcgctctcgctctccctctccaGAATGTGTATCCGGGTGCGAGATCAGTTCCATTCCAGACAAAACTTCATCACATCAGTGACTGtacagtataaactatataaaaagaaactatataaaatatgaaaatataagtgaaaaataatgtatatacatatacataaatatacataaatgtgcttttaattattgtccttaaagtgtccatgtgtaGGAtggt
Protein-coding regions in this window:
- the fndc10 gene encoding fibronectin type III domain-containing protein 10 translates to MRSPRSSLVSSCLSVLLCCWTGASAWQTRDVRNNNSYILTKLTSPHVRNRDGEVELKKQEYETNLSSSSSSDLLQEGSVCAYRVLERGEDRRLCFRHTRVNFTCPSSTCKLVRSPGGHLVANLLSNSTVLLQWTYPIVQEKSEQIKVNPENPTEPVTRSPPASPKSPSVGQLEPQGGFRMRCWWNGSYTQFECASVHLASGCRDYLLSELHENVPYRICLQPAVWDGPGECVEFSTSPTGMQDIVIAMMTVGGAICVMLVIICLLVAYITENIMSPNAQHTHATEQHSRHSHNTYL